A part of Melittangium boletus DSM 14713 genomic DNA contains:
- a CDS encoding prenyltransferase — protein sequence MGVESMGAAARWWYALKPASWPKVFVPALLGQAVGAASAGRLSGPALAWGVLWTAADIAFIVLLNDWGDREVDALKRRMFPRGCSPKTIPDGILSARAVLGAGLGAGGVALVLAAVGGVGLGRPLLLPLAALCLALFAAYTLPPLRLNYRGGGELLEMVGVGGVLPALHVYAQCGSWAPARFMELLPGLLALSLASALASGLSDEESDRAGGKRTFTTGWGNTWVRRASEVLVGLGALLWSVRLGVGVLAVPVVLFFGARMVRQSPAAVTNAFGAQSAYKLELHRAIWWSTLTLSAGVLAASWGVGR from the coding sequence GTGGGGGTCGAGTCGATGGGGGCCGCGGCGCGATGGTGGTACGCCCTGAAGCCGGCGAGCTGGCCGAAGGTGTTCGTCCCCGCGCTCCTCGGACAGGCCGTGGGCGCGGCGAGCGCGGGACGCCTGTCGGGACCCGCGCTCGCCTGGGGCGTGCTGTGGACGGCCGCGGACATCGCCTTCATCGTGTTGCTCAACGATTGGGGGGACCGGGAGGTGGACGCCCTCAAGCGCCGCATGTTCCCCCGAGGCTGTTCCCCGAAGACGATCCCCGACGGCATCCTTTCCGCGCGTGCCGTGCTCGGGGCGGGACTGGGCGCGGGTGGGGTGGCGCTGGTCCTGGCGGCGGTGGGCGGCGTCGGGTTGGGGCGTCCGCTGCTGTTGCCGCTCGCGGCCCTGTGCCTGGCCCTCTTCGCCGCCTACACGCTGCCTCCCCTGCGCCTCAACTACCGGGGCGGTGGCGAGTTGCTGGAGATGGTGGGCGTGGGGGGCGTCCTGCCCGCGTTGCATGTCTACGCGCAATGCGGGAGCTGGGCGCCCGCGCGCTTCATGGAACTGCTCCCGGGCCTGTTGGCGCTGTCCCTGGCGAGCGCGCTCGCCAGTGGTTTGTCCGATGAGGAGAGCGATCGCGCCGGAGGCAAGCGCACCTTCACCACCGGGTGGGGCAACACGTGGGTCCGCCGGGCCTCGGAGGTGCTGGTGGGGTTGGGCGCGCTGCTCTGGTCCGTGCGGCTCGGGGTGGGGGTTCTGGCCGTACCGGTGGTGTTGTTCTTTGGCGCGAGGATGGTGCGCCAGAGTCCCGCCGCGGTGACGAACGCGTTCGGGGCGCAGTCGGCGTACAAACTGGAATTGCACCGCGCCATCTGGTGGAGCACGTTGACCTTGTCGGCGGGCGTCCTCGCCGCCTCATGGGGGGTCGGGAGGTGA
- a CDS encoding YtxH domain-containing protein has translation MKKALLAVTLGSLLAGATGCHRNTRENVEDKAERAGDKIEDAADEAKDDTKDAVESAGDKIEDATDK, from the coding sequence ATGAAGAAGGCACTGCTGGCCGTGACGCTGGGCTCCCTGCTGGCTGGCGCCACGGGCTGCCACCGCAACACCCGTGAGAATGTCGAGGACAAGGCCGAGCGGGCCGGCGACAAGATCGAGGACGCCGCCGACGAGGCCAAGGACGACACCAAGGACGCCGTCGAGAGCGCCGGCGACAAGATCGAGGACGCGACCGACAAGTAG
- a CDS encoding FxsA family protein, with translation MFKLLFLTLALLPFAELYLLWRIGHAAGWELVLALVVIPALIGSSLARKEGTRVLRRWSEAIAQRRMPEEGLLGGLLVLVGGVLLVIPGVLSDVLGLVLLFPPTRRLVGRWVRRGVERRIASGSVRVVSFSTTSSPFPGTPDVAPPRASPRPRIERGNRGEVDAEFTEGDERG, from the coding sequence ATGTTCAAGCTCCTCTTCCTCACGCTCGCGCTCCTGCCCTTCGCCGAGCTGTACCTCTTGTGGCGCATCGGCCATGCCGCTGGCTGGGAGCTCGTGCTCGCCCTGGTGGTCATCCCGGCGCTGATCGGCTCGTCCCTGGCCCGGAAGGAAGGCACGCGGGTGCTGCGCCGTTGGAGTGAAGCCATCGCCCAGCGCCGGATGCCCGAGGAGGGCCTGCTCGGGGGGTTGCTCGTGCTCGTGGGCGGCGTGTTGCTGGTGATTCCCGGCGTGCTGTCCGATGTCCTGGGACTCGTGCTGCTGTTTCCCCCCACGCGCCGGCTCGTGGGCCGATGGGTGCGCCGGGGCGTCGAGCGTCGCATCGCCTCGGGCTCGGTGCGCGTCGTCTCCTTCTCCACCACCTCCTCGCCGTTTCCCGGGACGCCGGATGTGGCGCCGCCTCGGGCCTCGCCGAGGCCGCGCATCGAGCGCGGGAACCGGGGCGAGGTGGATGCCGAGTTCACCGAGGGAGACGAGCGGGGATAG
- a CDS encoding class I SAM-dependent rRNA methyltransferase yields MSKPPPAGPRPERRSGPPAGHKRPSHRPEKPAPDRTHPDIAPDGLPQVSLVRRGVERWQAGHPWIYRADLNGDPALQGGEVVRVVDGRGWFLGKAFYSKLSKISLRWLTYDDVPVDTDFFRQRLALADAMRQRALPGENTYRLVHGEADLLPGLVVDRYGDCLSVQFLIPGTEQRKQLLVDLLVELFKPRAIVNRSDVGVRALEGLTQEKGVLYGTLPGPVAYDEGLVRVRADLLEGQKTGSFLDQRENHVMASQYAFGEALDCFSYVGGFALQLATRAQKVTAVEISDAAAAQLRANAAANKLTNVDVVVANAFDYLRDTLDEGKRFDTIVLDPPSFAKNKDAIPGALRGYKEINLRAIQLLRPGGYLISASCTYHIDEQAFEDMLASAAADAKRRVQIVEKRGAGKDHPVLLNLRETRYLKCFVLRVL; encoded by the coding sequence ATGTCCAAGCCACCCCCCGCAGGCCCCCGCCCCGAACGCCGCTCCGGCCCACCCGCCGGGCACAAGCGCCCCTCGCACCGCCCCGAGAAGCCCGCCCCGGACCGCACCCACCCGGACATCGCCCCGGACGGCCTTCCCCAGGTGTCGCTCGTGCGCCGGGGCGTCGAGCGATGGCAGGCGGGCCACCCGTGGATCTACCGCGCCGACCTCAACGGGGACCCCGCCCTGCAGGGGGGTGAGGTGGTGCGCGTGGTGGACGGCCGGGGCTGGTTCCTCGGCAAGGCCTTCTACTCGAAGCTGTCCAAGATTTCCCTGCGCTGGCTGACCTACGACGACGTGCCGGTGGACACGGACTTCTTCCGCCAGCGCCTGGCCCTGGCCGATGCCATGCGCCAGCGCGCCCTGCCCGGAGAGAACACCTACCGCCTGGTGCACGGCGAGGCGGACCTGCTGCCGGGGCTCGTGGTGGACCGCTACGGGGACTGCCTGAGCGTGCAGTTCCTCATCCCCGGCACCGAGCAGCGCAAGCAGTTGCTCGTGGACCTGCTGGTGGAGCTGTTCAAGCCCCGGGCCATCGTCAACCGCTCGGACGTGGGCGTGCGCGCGCTGGAGGGGCTGACGCAGGAGAAGGGCGTGCTGTACGGCACCCTGCCCGGGCCCGTGGCGTATGACGAGGGCCTGGTGCGCGTGCGCGCGGACCTGCTCGAGGGCCAGAAGACGGGCTCGTTCCTGGACCAGCGCGAGAACCACGTGATGGCCTCGCAGTACGCCTTCGGCGAGGCGCTGGATTGCTTCTCGTACGTGGGCGGCTTCGCGCTGCAGCTCGCCACCCGGGCCCAGAAGGTCACCGCGGTGGAGATCTCCGACGCGGCGGCGGCCCAGCTGCGCGCGAACGCGGCGGCCAACAAGCTCACCAACGTGGACGTGGTGGTGGCCAACGCCTTCGACTACCTGCGCGACACGCTGGACGAGGGCAAGCGCTTCGACACCATCGTGTTGGACCCGCCCTCGTTCGCCAAGAACAAGGACGCCATCCCCGGAGCGCTGCGCGGCTACAAGGAGATCAACCTGCGCGCCATTCAGCTGCTGCGGCCGGGCGGCTACCTCATCTCCGCGAGCTGCACGTACCACATCGACGAGCAGGCCTTCGAGGACATGCTGGCCTCGGCGGCGGCGGACGCGAAGCGGCGGGTGCAGATCGTCGAGAAGCGAGGCGCGGGCAAGGATCACCCCGTGTTGTTGAACCTGCGCGAGACGCGCTACCTCAAGTGCTTCGTGCTCCGCGTGCTCTGA
- a CDS encoding YkgJ family cysteine cluster protein, with translation MRGRDWDDEDEDEAAPSPSGNAHEEERALKELRTVYQRADTAYAPFSCPASGECCQLATTRRQPWLWWPEWLLLARRHPLPPPRADGGCPYLDAAGRRCTVYADRPFGCRTFFCDRIQGPARQPAETVNALLVRLERLSERLLPSLKGPRPLLDWHAEAFARKGKTRP, from the coding sequence ATGCGCGGCCGGGACTGGGACGACGAGGACGAGGACGAGGCGGCGCCCTCCCCATCCGGGAATGCCCACGAGGAGGAGCGGGCCCTCAAGGAGCTGCGCACCGTCTACCAGCGGGCGGACACGGCCTACGCGCCCTTCTCGTGCCCGGCCAGTGGCGAGTGCTGCCAGCTCGCCACGACCCGGCGCCAACCCTGGCTGTGGTGGCCCGAGTGGCTGCTGCTCGCGCGCCGCCACCCCCTCCCCCCTCCTCGCGCGGATGGAGGCTGTCCCTACCTGGACGCCGCGGGCCGCCGCTGCACCGTGTACGCGGATCGTCCCTTTGGCTGCCGCACCTTCTTCTGTGACCGAATCCAGGGGCCGGCCCGTCAGCCCGCGGAGACGGTGAACGCCCTGCTCGTCCGCCTCGAGCGCCTGTCCGAGCGCCTGCTGCCGTCGTTGAAGGGCCCCCGACCCCTGCTGGACTGGCACGCGGAGGCCTTCGCCCGGAAGGGCAAGACACGCCCATGA
- a CDS encoding glycerate kinase yields MTRWLVAPQEFKGTLTATEAAAALADGLRQGAPGVELDVAPLADGGPGTVDALLAGVGGERVTRTVTGPLGQPVRATYGLLDAGNTAVIEMAAASGLSLLAPDARDARRASTHGTGELIRDALERGCRRIILGLGGSATTDGGTGALSALGWRFLDAQGAPLPPGGAALKRLARVESGSRHPGLDSVEFQVATDVTAPLLGPNGAAHLFGPQKGADAAAVDELEAALAHFAGRLDSGLAQTPGAGAAGGFGYGLVALTRGRLISGYALVARTLRLAERLTSVEAVLTGEGRFDRQTALGKGPGALAKEAHALGKHTVMFAGRVAPDAESEGSPFDEVVEVSTRAPSGLPPAEALRHAAGEWASAPQGDNPRRRSAHVQRQT; encoded by the coding sequence ATGACGCGCTGGCTCGTGGCCCCCCAGGAGTTCAAGGGCACCCTCACCGCCACCGAGGCCGCCGCCGCCCTCGCCGACGGCCTGCGCCAGGGCGCGCCCGGCGTGGAGCTGGACGTGGCACCGCTCGCGGATGGGGGACCGGGCACCGTGGACGCGCTGCTCGCGGGTGTGGGCGGCGAGCGCGTGACACGCACCGTCACCGGTCCGCTCGGCCAGCCCGTGCGCGCCACCTATGGACTGCTGGACGCGGGGAACACGGCGGTCATCGAGATGGCGGCCGCCTCGGGCCTGTCCCTGCTCGCACCGGACGCACGGGATGCCCGGCGCGCCTCCACTCATGGCACCGGCGAGCTGATTCGTGACGCGCTGGAGCGAGGGTGCCGCCGGATCATCCTCGGACTGGGCGGCAGCGCCACCACCGATGGGGGCACCGGTGCCCTCTCGGCGCTCGGCTGGAGATTCCTCGACGCCCAGGGCGCGCCCCTGCCCCCCGGCGGCGCCGCGTTGAAACGGCTCGCGCGGGTGGAGTCGGGCTCCCGCCATCCCGGGCTGGACTCGGTGGAATTCCAGGTGGCCACGGATGTCACCGCGCCCCTGCTGGGCCCCAACGGAGCCGCCCACCTCTTCGGGCCCCAGAAGGGCGCGGACGCGGCGGCCGTGGACGAGCTGGAAGCCGCCCTGGCGCACTTCGCCGGGCGCCTCGACAGTGGACTTGCCCAGACACCGGGGGCGGGAGCGGCGGGAGGCTTCGGCTACGGACTGGTGGCCCTGACGCGGGGAAGGCTCATCTCCGGGTACGCGCTCGTGGCACGCACGCTGCGGCTGGCCGAACGGCTCACCTCGGTGGAGGCCGTCCTCACGGGCGAGGGCCGCTTCGATCGACAGACAGCCTTGGGCAAGGGACCCGGCGCCCTGGCGAAGGAGGCGCACGCGCTCGGCAAGCACACGGTGATGTTCGCGGGGCGCGTCGCGCCCGACGCGGAGTCGGAAGGATCTCCTTTCGACGAGGTGGTGGAGGTCTCCACCCGCGCGCCGTCCGGACTCCCGCCCGCGGAAGCCTTGCGGCATGCCGCGGGTGAATGGGCCTCCGCCCCCCAGGGTGACAACCCCAGGAGACGAAGCGCTCACGTCCAAAGACAGACGTGA
- a CDS encoding class I lanthipeptide, translating to MKNTKVQQKLRLNKETLRNLSEDDLSKAAGGNGDSAGVICIFSILIICGDSVICSVLAGACDNDNGG from the coding sequence ATGAAGAACACCAAGGTTCAGCAGAAGCTCCGCCTCAACAAGGAGACCCTTCGCAACCTGTCCGAGGACGATCTGAGCAAGGCGGCGGGTGGTAACGGTGATTCGGCCGGCGTCATCTGCATCTTCTCGATCCTGATCATCTGCGGCGACTCCGTCATCTGCTCGGTCCTGGCCGGCGCCTGTGACAACGACAACGGCGGGTAA
- a CDS encoding class I lanthipeptide, producing the protein MKNDTKQSKLRLNKETLRNLSEDDLSKAAGGNGDSAGVICIFSILIICGDSIVCSVLAGSCNNDNGG; encoded by the coding sequence ATGAAGAACGACACGAAGCAGTCGAAGCTCCGCCTCAACAAGGAGACCCTGCGCAACTTGTCCGAGGACGACTTGAGCAAGGCGGCGGGAGGTAACGGTGACTCCGCCGGTGTCATCTGCATCTTCTCGATCCTGATCATCTGCGGCGACTCCATCGTGTGCTCGGTCCTGGCCGGCTCCTGTAACAACGACAACGGCGGGTAG
- a CDS encoding TonB family protein, with protein MTSLRFAPWSLLAVLLLFASHVRAQAYDGARREEVDAGVHTPVLTKPPELVRFVEAVYPPEAAAAGKTASVEMLITLDAQGAVSDAQVTRPVGEGFDEAALAAVKQFQFSPAEVDGVPAPIQLQYVYNFVLQAPPVEESAPPPPPPQSTLTGQLLERGSRTRVEGATVRCGDDPEAPEATSDAEGRFTLRVAPGVCDVRVVAGDYHLFTTKETLAPSETTEVIFYLMPKAPGFETVVRGAREKKEVVRRTLERQELQKVPGSFGDPIRVLQNLPGVARAPFISGQLIVRGAAPDQTLTFFDGVEVPILYHLGGGPSVLNSEFIDRIDFFPGGFGSRYGRAVGGIVDVATRKGASDTLHGSVKVDLLDSGFFLEAPVADGVSIAGAARRSYVDVLLPLVLPEDPEGGSLLVLPRYWDYQVRMDFGAKRGETGPGRHSGYVMAFGSDDLLNVVATGGGRNRDVTVDARTLFHRLKGDWTYRHGNLTSVLTPYMGYDLGSFGFGESKLDASIWSLGVREDLSLELQPWLVARAGADVRFEHLVGEGSLPTLGGVQYPSYPGAEPQAEVQYIKRTANTFDGALFAEVDLKAGPVTLTPGLRATYSRIYGQTRFAYDPRLWARWVLSEKMSLKGSLGLYSQPPDAFNLEPAPLGNPHLSYERAFQSSVGVERQITDAISVDVSGYFNRRYDLVVSPGDNVTNVDGTITRYQYSNRGLGRAYGLEVLLRHAVTRNFFGWLAYTLNRSEQRRAGGDPYRLTTYDQTHILTAVASYRLPYGLELGARMRYVTGRPTTPLQHTFDRYDSDRNRYYGTYGPTDSTRFKPFHQLDVRLDKNWLFERWTLTAYIDVQNVYNASNVEATFYDYRYREMFEVPGIPILPVIGVKGSF; from the coding sequence GTGACCTCCCTCCGCTTCGCTCCCTGGTCGCTGCTCGCCGTCCTCCTGCTCTTCGCGTCTCACGTCCGGGCCCAGGCCTACGACGGCGCGCGCCGCGAGGAGGTGGACGCGGGCGTCCATACTCCGGTGCTGACGAAACCTCCCGAGCTCGTGCGCTTCGTGGAGGCCGTCTATCCGCCCGAGGCCGCCGCCGCGGGCAAGACGGCCTCGGTGGAGATGCTCATCACCCTGGACGCGCAGGGCGCGGTGTCCGACGCCCAGGTCACCCGGCCCGTGGGCGAGGGCTTCGACGAGGCGGCGCTCGCGGCGGTGAAGCAGTTCCAGTTCTCCCCGGCCGAGGTGGATGGCGTGCCGGCCCCCATCCAACTCCAGTACGTCTACAACTTCGTCCTCCAGGCGCCCCCGGTGGAGGAGTCCGCGCCCCCTCCGCCGCCCCCCCAGTCCACCCTCACCGGCCAGTTGTTGGAGCGCGGCAGCCGCACGCGCGTGGAGGGCGCCACGGTGCGCTGTGGCGACGATCCGGAAGCGCCCGAGGCGACGAGCGACGCGGAAGGCCGCTTCACGCTGCGGGTGGCGCCCGGCGTCTGTGATGTGCGCGTGGTGGCGGGCGACTATCACCTCTTCACCACGAAGGAGACGCTGGCCCCCTCGGAGACGACGGAAGTCATCTTCTACCTGATGCCCAAGGCACCCGGCTTCGAGACGGTGGTGCGGGGCGCTCGCGAGAAGAAGGAAGTGGTGCGCCGCACCCTGGAGCGCCAGGAACTGCAGAAGGTGCCGGGCAGCTTCGGAGACCCCATCCGCGTGCTGCAGAACCTGCCGGGCGTGGCGCGCGCGCCCTTCATCTCCGGCCAGCTCATCGTGCGCGGCGCGGCACCGGACCAGACGCTCACCTTCTTCGATGGCGTGGAGGTGCCCATCCTCTACCACCTGGGCGGTGGACCCTCGGTGCTCAACTCCGAGTTCATCGACCGGATTGACTTCTTCCCGGGCGGCTTCGGCTCGCGCTACGGCCGGGCGGTGGGCGGCATCGTGGACGTGGCCACCCGCAAGGGCGCGTCCGACACGCTGCACGGCTCGGTGAAGGTGGACCTGCTGGACTCGGGCTTCTTCCTCGAGGCACCCGTCGCGGACGGCGTCTCCATCGCCGGAGCCGCGCGGCGCTCGTACGTGGACGTGCTCCTGCCGCTCGTGCTTCCCGAGGATCCCGAGGGCGGTTCGCTGCTCGTGCTCCCGCGCTACTGGGACTACCAGGTGCGCATGGACTTCGGCGCGAAGCGGGGGGAGACCGGACCGGGCCGCCATTCCGGATACGTGATGGCCTTCGGCTCGGATGACCTGCTCAACGTGGTGGCCACGGGCGGTGGGCGCAACCGCGACGTCACCGTGGACGCGCGCACGCTCTTCCATCGCCTCAAGGGAGACTGGACCTACCGTCACGGCAACCTCACCTCCGTCCTCACCCCCTATATGGGCTACGACCTGGGCAGCTTCGGCTTCGGCGAGTCGAAGCTCGACGCGAGCATCTGGTCGCTCGGAGTGCGCGAGGACCTGTCCCTGGAGCTCCAGCCCTGGCTCGTCGCGCGCGCGGGCGCGGACGTGCGCTTCGAGCACCTGGTGGGAGAGGGCAGCCTGCCCACGCTCGGCGGCGTCCAGTACCCGTCCTACCCGGGCGCCGAGCCCCAGGCGGAGGTGCAGTACATCAAGCGGACGGCGAACACCTTCGACGGCGCGCTCTTCGCGGAGGTGGATCTCAAGGCGGGGCCGGTGACGTTGACGCCCGGCTTGCGCGCCACCTACTCGCGCATCTACGGCCAGACGCGCTTCGCCTACGATCCCCGGTTGTGGGCGCGGTGGGTGCTCTCGGAGAAGATGTCCCTCAAGGGCAGTCTGGGTCTCTACAGCCAGCCGCCGGACGCCTTCAACCTGGAGCCCGCGCCGCTCGGCAATCCCCATCTCTCGTACGAGCGCGCCTTCCAGTCGAGCGTGGGCGTGGAGCGTCAGATCACCGACGCCATCAGCGTGGACGTCTCCGGTTATTTCAACCGGCGCTATGACCTGGTCGTCTCGCCGGGCGACAACGTCACGAACGTGGATGGCACCATCACGCGCTACCAGTACTCCAACCGGGGGCTTGGCCGCGCGTATGGTCTGGAGGTGTTGCTGCGCCATGCCGTGACGCGCAATTTCTTTGGCTGGCTGGCCTATACGCTCAACCGCTCCGAGCAGCGGCGCGCGGGAGGGGATCCCTACCGGCTGACCACGTATGATCAGACGCACATCCTCACGGCGGTGGCCAGCTACCGGCTGCCGTATGGTCTGGAGTTGGGTGCGCGCATGCGCTACGTGACCGGCCGTCCCACCACGCCGTTGCAGCACACGTTCGACCGCTACGACTCGGACCGCAACCGCTACTACGGCACCTACGGGCCCACCGACTCCACCCGCTTCAAACCCTTCCATCAATTGGATGTGCGGCTGGACAAGAACTGGCTCTTCGAGCGTTGGACGCTCACCGCCTATATCGACGTGCAGAACGTCTACAACGCCTCCAACGTGGAGGCGACCTTCTACGACTACCGATACCGCGAGATGTTCGAGGTGCCCGGCATCCCGATCCTCCCGGTCATCGGCGTCAAGGGGAGCTTCTGA
- a CDS encoding methylase: MTSLDRRTRGRTAHGRLQALDAYLLHAERELLTRREGDWARAAFVDVGFGEHPWTTLESAQAFREVNPSLPVVGVELEPARVASAQEHADALTDFREGGFALPLRPGETVRLIRAMNLLRGYRPEDVAGIHHTLGGSLLEGGLLVEGSTDTSGAVGVSHLLRRGGTGLVREALLFHTDFSRGFAPVLFRDWLPRDFRRRVKPGEPIHAFFAHWMEAWNAARAAGHLEPPEAFHHSVLGLAERVEGVMTDPWLLTHGCLLWRPTGGVFL, from the coding sequence ATGACTTCCCTGGACCGGCGCACGCGCGGAAGGACTGCTCACGGACGCCTCCAGGCGCTCGATGCGTACCTCCTCCACGCGGAACGTGAGCTGCTCACCCGTCGGGAAGGCGACTGGGCGCGGGCCGCCTTCGTGGACGTGGGTTTTGGCGAGCACCCCTGGACCACGCTCGAGAGCGCTCAGGCCTTCCGGGAGGTGAATCCCTCCCTTCCCGTAGTGGGCGTGGAGCTGGAGCCCGCCCGGGTGGCGTCCGCCCAGGAGCATGCCGACGCGCTCACCGATTTCCGAGAGGGCGGCTTCGCGCTCCCCTTGCGTCCCGGAGAAACGGTCCGGCTCATTCGCGCCATGAACCTCTTGCGCGGCTACCGCCCCGAGGACGTCGCCGGCATCCACCACACGCTGGGGGGCTCGCTGCTGGAGGGAGGGCTGCTCGTGGAGGGGAGCACGGACACGTCCGGGGCGGTGGGGGTGTCGCACCTGCTGCGGCGGGGGGGGACGGGGCTCGTGCGCGAGGCGCTGCTGTTCCACACCGATTTCAGCCGGGGCTTCGCGCCCGTGCTCTTCCGCGACTGGTTGCCCCGGGACTTCCGCCGCCGCGTGAAGCCCGGAGAGCCCATCCATGCCTTCTTCGCGCATTGGATGGAGGCCTGGAACGCCGCGCGCGCGGCCGGACACCTGGAGCCGCCAGAGGCCTTCCACCATTCCGTCCTGGGACTGGCCGAGCGGGTGGAGGGCGTCATGACGGACCCGTGGTTGCTCACCCACGGCTGTCTGCTCTGGCGGCCCACCGGCGGGGTCTTCCTTTAA